ATTGGATGTCAAAGTATCGCAATATATTGCCGtatcgatattttttcacagctctactTACAACCTGCTGACGTTTCTCTAAAGTCACGTCAGTTTGAGTGGATGTGAAAATCCTTTTATTTAAGGAATAAAATAACTTGACAGGACCCGTCAGATTTTCAGCCGAGTCTGAAATCCTCATGGGGaaatgtcaggttttttttctctcactgaACAAGAGACgagagagcagaggagctgATAAAGATGTTTGATTTCAACAGGTAACATGgtttatggaaattttttaACATAAGCATCAATGAAAAAGGCGGAAACAACTGaacagttatttacattttcaaatattcagCCTATTTCAATTCTCCAACTTTAAAAGcagttaatatttttcatgcaaacCTTTAACTAAAAGtaagataaattaaaaatatttttcatatgaCTTGACATCATTTAGTTAAATTATATAAAAAGAATATTAATTTTGTAAAGAAGTCTCTATTGACATTTGAACTGGTACGGTACCGATACCAGCAAATCAGCACTGGTACTCAACAGTACCCATTTTTAGTACTTTTGTGTATGTAATAACAATtgttatttataaaaatgtttgttaaactTCTGAAATTTGGAGTTTTATTTCTCAAAATCAAAACACtctaaaatatatcaaaacaacatcaaccACAGCCCACAGCCAAAACCCACAACTCCATGTGACTGTGTTACTCTAGGattatgggtaatgtagtgctgttgctTGAGATTGCATCATttccctgtttgttttttggttagAAGATTACCATTAAATTAAAaccatatgagaaaaaagaaaaggcaggCTCCACCAGAGACGATGCTAACATATTAGGATTAGCTgctgtctctgattggtccgctcaTTCTCTGACTTGACTTGAGGCTTTGTACCACGATCCTACGGATAACAGACCGGGAATCTGGCTGATTCATCAGTTTACAGGGTTGATCTGATGTTTGTGGACTCCAGTGTCTCACATGTTGAACCTGTGTGCTGTTCTTACTCTGGCAGCAGACGATATTTTTCCAGACTGATTTCAGGAAGAAAGGTGTCGCACTCAAACTGCTTCATGATCCGTGTGACAAACAGCCTCCTGCTCCCCGAGCTCTCCATCAGCTCCTGGGGaacaaagaagacaaaatatatatctatattaTCCCCCACATTCAGTCtggaacactcatcatacatttaaccattttatcgAAAAATAGATTTACAGTTGTAGTTGGTGGAGAAAGCTCCGCTCTAAAGAAGCTCTGTGGGTGAGTTACactgctttgactttccacagagtgcatagctagaaagcCCATGTGGACAGATagatttatgacaatgtgcatttcaaaaattaaatttcagaagcaataaatccacagcagcatgaatctgaatatgagggtgcaacaagctttaaggtataaaggaggaggctggggtggaggaggtgaagctttgccagcagcagcatgcatCAGCAGTAATAAAgaagggattagtgagaagaaCTTCATAATATGCAGCTGTGTTGGGAGAAAGAGTTTTGATTGgttgtgggagctgggaggtaataattaggatcagctggccatcagccgATCGCAGCTGGGTGTTTGACTTCtgtgactcatattgcaaatttgatatcaattgctttattgaaggggattatcattttaagtcgattgttttgattaaggaaaacacataaaacacaaaaaggaggatcttctaaaaaaatgatactgcataatgtgcataaaatctctgctgctgcaaaaatgaatgtttttggtATTAGTATTTGACACATCATCCTGCATCATCTAGGGTTTGAACtcttttgtgcaatttgaagaTGAGGATTCTTTCCCTTTGCTGTCATGAATTaaatgctttcaggatttttaaaagtggaaaaagtatagagtaaatgtactaaatcttttatatttcatggtaCATCAGCTTCTATGTCTTAACGTAATGACAAGGTGCTTGTGGAGGAAGActgatcctcatgtccagctttaaggactgatggactgtgttgtgaggaggacatgacgtgacaggccagtgtttttttattgtattatggAAGCTgtcattcttaacgacactacaATGGCGCAGGTCCttacaaaaaaatctccatTGTATGTCTATTTTGCCCCTattcccccattttttgccacctttttgccattgagattgtggctcttgcaaaggcacttttcaacagtttggctctttggttgagcagggttgagtaacactgctctatcaCAACAAGGATTTTGACCTCTTACAGATAACAGATTACTGGTGCTGATCTCACATAGGTAAGTTGATCCAGTCTGCAGCACGTGACCATGAATGAGACTCAAGTGTCAAACAACATAAACGTGGGCAGTCTGGATGCTCCGTACCTTGTAGAGAGAGGTTCCTCCTATGACCCAGACCTGGTCGGCCTTGTCTGAAAGCTCAGTATCGACGAGCCTGAGGGCGGAGCTGAAGTCTGCAGCCAGGTGATGAGCACCTGCAGGAGGCTCTCTGAGGAAAAGAGGAGCTGAATCAGACATGGTACAAAACCAGGGCGAGAATCTGCCATTGTAGATCCATTGAAATCAGAACCAGAGCCAGTCCTGATGGCTTTAGTAGGTCCTCTTTCAGTTAAGGTTGTATCTCTCTCTATGGAGTCTGGTGTGATTTTAATCGTTATCATTTGGGACACCAAACTGTAGTGATTATTTTTAACCGTGTTGTCTCGCCTGAACTTACGGTCTTAAAAAGCAACAGTTCAAGtcacagcagaaaaacacatttatagatgtttttgaaaagtggcAGCACTTTATAGGAACTTTCTAAGGAAATCTTGCTGAATATTTTGTGAGTTGCTAGAAACTCGAAACAATTATGAGATGTTCACTAACCGtggcacagagacagaaaactaCAGGGCGGACAGAGCAGAAGGTGGGGTGTGTGAGAGCGACCTCTAGTGGATTCATTTTTTATATCCACATGCAACAGAAGCACATGACGGCTCTATCATTTTATACACACGGATCTAGGATCATACAAAAAGGCAACAGAAATGAGCCATTAAACTCCACAATAGACATTTTTGGTTGGACCATAAAAAGTGGCTAGCAGCACTAGTTTCACATTAGAGAGAAAATATTGCAAGTGTAGAAGCAGGAACTGTGAGAGAGACTCGTACTTGCACTGCCTGCTAAGGATGATGTTGATCCTGTTATTTAAAGGTCTGTTCTTCTCTGGGATGGAGAACCACGTCTTCCTGCCCATGATCACCACATTCTGTTTACCTGCAGGAGAGAAAAACGTTGATTTTCTCCAGCATGACTGCTTTGGCACATACTATCCAATTTGGGCTATTTCGGTGTAGTAATACATTACTTTTTGTTATTACACTGATGTGCAACTCATAAAAATCCCAGCATGCAACAGTTACAGTCCTGACTTACACTATGAAGATGGACAAACAGATGAGAAGATCTATGcagttttaatattttggatTCTACTTCCTGCTCTGTAGTGCCTAAAGGCTGAATTATGAAATATATGTGAAGAATCCTGTAAAACGGCCGGTGTCCACAGGCAGCACATTTAGCAGGGGCAGTGTTCATTTTCAGTACAAACCAAAGAAGTCCAGCATTTTTAGCTCTCAGTACTCTGAGCACCAACCTAGTGGAGAACTGCAGCCCCTTAAAAAGCTCATCACGTTcataaaaaaagatatattcttttattagtcccacaaggggaaattccaaaaatgtatgtttaatgAAGCCCAGTGTCTTTATATCTCACAGTACCTTTAATTCAGAGTAATCAGCCTGATAAGAACTGATCAATGAATGCAGAAATGAAACCAGGTTTCTGGCTGTCAGAGGGAGGAGACAGGCAAACTCTGAGTAtattaaagaaaactttttCCTTATTAGGTTAGCTCCAAACACTCAGTCACCACAGTAACTGTGGGCTGCTGAGCTGGAAACATTGTAAAGTTTATGagattttggtgctttttcCATGGAGGAAAAACACGCGTTATCACACTTGTGTGTAGTCCAATTCCAGCtcggttcagtccagttttgtggtatagctcattaaactctgatcttaccctcgtttccacagctgatgtctATCCAGTCTCTCCCTTTGTGATGGgaattctgtctctttttagagatccagaccATTTAGCTCAGCTCAGCAGAGTTGATTGTTTGGCTCCAAccgctcttcatttggtaccagtttggctttttaaatgtggttaaataacaacaaaggatggaggaaaggaaactggctctcaaacGAGAGCTAGCTACCATGGCTATCATAGAGCAGACTTGTTTGTGAATGGAACATCACCATCCGGTCTCTCATCCCACAGGGTTTATTCTATTGATAGTACATCCTTGTTGTAAttcaaagcatgtttgtgacaaatgAGGatgttttatatgttaaaggggctcagctagcctcatAGCACAAAACAAGACTCCCCTAgactagagctgggcaattaatcaaaaaaaaatcacaactgacatttagagcctctaaccgaCGTAAACCTGCCGTGTTAATTATGTCAATCTTTTCCTCTTTGCTTGGAAAAACgtgactttttatgaaaaacattttcatttcagctgatgtgagTTTTGATTTCCGATGTTTCGATGAATAACCAGAAATTGTTCATCTGAGCctgttaaatatttacaaaacaaacagagctgGAGGTGGGGGTGGAATACTCGTTCATTTATCTTAATCCaggtaaaaaagttaaattaatcctgatttttatttttgccaatcgcccagccctaccctagactcttgtctcccttcatctgggtAGACGACGGTAGGGAtcctgcaggactgagtaaaaTGCCCCCCTTAGCCTGGTAAATCGgttaaactgttgaaaaaaatcattgctTTGTAAAGTGTGGGGATCATGCTCAGTGTCTATTGAGTTTTTCTGATAATAACTGCAGCGTACatgtccatttagagctgtaaagaacaaactttcctctgttcccattcatacCCGTTGGCGGTACCctacttcctgacccccagcGCCTCATCAGAATCACAGTTTCAAAGAACCTGTTTCTATGATTTTattcatgacagaaaaaaggaCTGAAACGTGTGGACACGCCAATTACAACTGCAAAAAGCACAggttaacaacttcagacctctTTCATTTCATAGGTAACAGTCTAACTCCCTCCACTCTTCTCATGTAATAACTCACAAAGAAAAGCAGGAATCATATTTCAGAAGCTGAACCCAGCAAGTATCTGGATTGTCCGTTTTAAAAATGACTCTATTAACAGTTCTCTGGCAGAAAATAGAAACGCTGGCTTTGCTTCCAAAGGTTTATAACAGGCGCTGGTTGTTCACGTCATGATTCCGACTTAAAAACCTTTACCCTCGGATCATATGGtgaatatttaactttattgaCCCTAGAGAGCAGAGTTAATGTGGCTCACCTTCTACGGATGGAGTCGATGTCATCTTTCGGAAATGTTTGAATTCATTACTGTatagaaaatcaaacaaaattatCGTTTAGAATATTAGACAGCAGTTACCAACACCTTCAAGACACAAACAAAGCTCCTTTAGCATTGTCGTTCTCTGACTGGTGTTTCGGTTTAAACGGTGACCGTGTTAACTTCTTCTCGAGACCGACTCAGCGTGTTCTTGATTAAATTAATCACGATGAGACCTTTTTGGCATGGCATTCAAACCTCAGTAAAAGGCGTTTATTGGGACGCTTTGGAATCTTGTCACCACGACAACCACATGCGGATAAGGCTGAAAGCCATCAGTTAACACGGTCGCTTTCTAAACCGTAACACCAGTGCTTACTTGAGTCTGACGGGATGCCACGGCAGGTTTCCGTTCATCCCGATCCCCATGTCAGGACACACCGCCACGATACCGTTCAACACCCGGGGCATTTTCACACCGAACAAACACGGTCCGCTTCTTTGGCTCCGGAGTTTCAGCAGAGATTCCCGCCAGGAGACGTTACGGAAAACACGGAAATGACGACTCCTTCTTCTACGTTTTGATTTAGGGCAGCTGGAACGAGCTCAGTACAACACCGCCACCGTGTGgcgttaaattaaaaaagaaaacattttatgacATTTGTTTTTCCAATTCTAAGAATACAGTGAGACATAAATCATAATCATGTCataaatcagaattctgagattaaaggcAGGttattgacttttttctcttacTATCCTGACTTTATGAATTGTAAAAAGTTGTACGGTACGTTCATTTTTGTCAGTAGCTCTAATCCTCCTGTGCAGTAAGCATCCATCCCTTTACTCCATTTCCTTCATTAATAAATTCCAGTTCTTGAGATCTCAGCCTATGCCTCTAGTTTCCTATAGCTAATAACactgttttattgtgaggaGTAAATTTGGTAAAATCATGTGAAATTAACTTTGCATTGTTACTGTGATATAATAATGTGCATAAGTCAGgatctagagcagtgatactcaacgtgtggctcattattcccccagaaaaccttaaaaaggaaactttgaccccagaaattatccattgcaagtcacattaatcagttt
The Cheilinus undulatus linkage group 5, ASM1832078v1, whole genome shotgun sequence DNA segment above includes these coding regions:
- the dhfr gene encoding dihydrofolate reductase, which translates into the protein MPRVLNGIVAVCPDMGIGMNGNLPWHPVRLNNEFKHFRKMTSTPSVEGKQNVVIMGRKTWFSIPEKNRPLNNRINIILSRQCKEPPAGAHHLAADFSSALRLVDTELSDKADQVWVIGGTSLYKELMESSGSRRLFVTRIMKQFECDTFLPEISLEKYRLLPEFPGVPKEQQEENDIQYKFEVYESIEQ